Genomic DNA from Hordeum vulgare subsp. vulgare chromosome 2H, MorexV3_pseudomolecules_assembly, whole genome shotgun sequence:
GAGCTAACTCAACTGACAATACATGTATTTCCGTTCTTTGGAGGGGCTCGGCTTTTAGTTGAACATGCAAGTATGGAGGCCTTGTTCCTTAACTAGCCACAGCCTCTAAAACTACTAATCCTATTCAAGTCCAATACAAATACGAACACAGTGCATATCATACCTTGACAACAATGATGGCAATCACACCACAAACTATCAAGAATAGAAATGCCATGATGCATTTGTCAGTTGCAACCTGCAACAACATATATTGCAAGTCTCAGCCATTGTCTCTTCACATAGACCAAACAAAGACATGTATGGACTGGGAGAGATAACCTGACGACCAATCTCTTTCACCATTTGACTAGCCTTCTTCAATGAGAAGTGAACAGAATCTAGCTCATTGCCAATTCTCTTCATTTGGTCAGTCTGAAAAATCATAGATAACTTATGAGAACCAGGGCATGGCACCACGTAAAGCTTATAAAAGCCGAACTTCAAACCATAATTTATAACAGATCAATAAACAAGATTCTTTAACCTAGCAAGGTTTACACAACCTACTTAGGATTTACAAAGCTAGCCAGAGAACAGTCTCCAGTTTAAACAGATCCACTGGTCCTGTTTTTGCTGTTTTCTATTTATTAAATACTGAACTTCAGCTTGCTCAGGAGAGTACAGATTGATCGATACACCTTACAGTTCCTTGAGTATAAAGAAACTGGAGGGGTGTGATGTTGCCTTTGGTTTACAGAGGTGTAGTGAATATACTTGAAATGGAGAAATAGAGTCggagccacaattgaacttatcccTTAGGCATAAAAAGGGCGTAATATAGTGCTCTAACTCCCATTAATTGAAATCAAGAAACATCCAAATGAAATTGCGTCAATTTCACGCAATTTCATTTTTCCAAAAAACTTACTTGCTGTGTTAGAGTTGTAGCAGTTTGAGCTCCAACTTCAACAGTTTGTGCAACAACCTACAACAATAAATTTCTGTAAATTTCCTTTCTTTGCGACTCTTCTGTAAAATACCTTATGAAAGAGTGTAACAACAAAAGAAATTGTAAGTTAGCAGTGCACCATTTTCGAACGCTCAATAGCTTGGTCTGTTTGGTCCATTTGTCTCACTCCAGAATCAATCAGTTGTTGATTTGACATTTCTGCAAAAATTAATGAGGTACTTGGATGAGAATGTTAACCTTTCATGAGAAGACTAACAATAACACAAAACTATGAtgctccctccgatccatattaataTTGATATGGATCGGAGAGAGCACTTAATTTTACCTGATGCCATTTGAACGTTATCTTCAGCTACCTGGTCATTACCAGCATCAAATAGTTCAATCCTCTTATTACCAAGGCTGCTTTGGTACCTGCAACACCATGACGACCGAAGAGCACATCTATTAGCACCAAGAGATTTAAATGGGACAGAAAACATTGCAGTTTCAGGAGATTTATCAGTGAACGTTTGTGAAATCACATCCTTCAAATCTATAGACAGCACAGGAAAAAATTGTACTCACGTCTTCCTCAAGGTGACGTATGAATTCAACTCCTTGATCTGTCATAACCCACAAAGATACAAATTATACATGTGTGGAAGTGGAACATCACACAACAAAGACAAGAATGAAGGAAACTACCAACCATAAATTGCTTCTTGTCATTTAGCTGTTTGTTGACCTCGGAGGTATTCCTTTTCTCCTCATCCTTGAGTACACGATCAAATTCTTTGATTAAGCTGCAAGAAGCCGCGGCATATTTAGATAAATTGAAGACATCGTGCGAGAACTCGGCAGTGGTACATTCTCCAGGTAAAGAGGTAGCAAAAACTCATCATGCCCATGAAGAAGATCTGAAATTGCATGCAAGTAGGAACAGCAGACGGCGGTGTTCAACACCAAGACCTACCGCTTGCACTCCCTCATCTTCCCAGTGAGTTCTTCCAGCTGCTTGGACTGCCTGTTGGAGTCCTTGATCTTGTCAATCTTCTGGAACCCATTTCTGCAGCAAACAGTCACCCATCAGAAATTCAGAATCAACTAACCCAGCACGGGGGGCAACTCAGTCATGGTTTGAGCACGGGTAGGCGAAATCTGATGCCAGCAAGCGTTCTTTTAACTTTCGTATACAGAAAACTACGGACGaaatcgggactaaagagtttgaggAAACGACAGCATTGCGGCGGAAAAAAAAAAGGGTAGAGAGATCTGGCTCACTGTAGGGCGCGGAAGATGTCCTGGATCTCGCCGTCGATCTGCTCGAGCTCGGGGCTCATGGGCACGTCGCTCGCCGCCATGGCGGCTGCTGGATCCCCGCCTACGCCTAGCGGGATCCGCCCGGTTGCGTGGGGAGCAGCTCTTCCGGTggaggcgaggagggcggcggatggggcgaggagggggaggagggttgGTGCGGGGCTGCGGGGCCGTTGGGTTTGGGGGCTGGAGTCGTGTGAGCTGCCCAGCTGTGTGCTGGCACGCAGGAATTAGGCGGAGAAACGCAGATGATTGTTGCCCTGTTGTACTTGTAGTTCAGGTGCGGCATTTTAGCGAGGTGAGGTGTCAAATTCAGGAAAAATGCCGATGCCAAATTAACTACCCCCTCCAATCCAAATTAATCAACCCATATTCCCGCACATTACAACGAGTATAAaattctactccctctgtttctaaatatttgtTGTTGGAGAAAACTAGGCTAGTTCTtcccaacaacaaatattatggtaCAGAGGAAGTAACACATTAGTTCATGAGACGGTATTCTAGCATGTTACCTCACGAGGGAAGTTAAGCATGTTTTCAATGAAATTCAACAAGAAACATAGATAAAAGGAAAAACAAATGTATACATTTGTTTCTGCTCGTCCGGCATACAATTTTACAGGAAATTACCTCTTTTTTCTTGTAATTAACCCACATTTTACCTTTATCTGGGAAAACAAATCGTTTTGTATAGTTTACAGAAAACTTCCTCGCTTTTTTTATAAATGACCCACACTCCATGGAAGGAAACCAAtcatctttttctgttttagtggaaaACACCCTGTCATTTTTGTAATTAACCCATAGTCCATTAAAAACAAATAGTACTTTAAAAAAATAATATCTTTAAAATTCTAACTTCAAttctaacatgttatatatgaaatttaatTAGAAAAATGTGTAAAATGTGAATATGACATTATTTTACCTGTTAAACAATTCAAAAATGCTATTTAGGACACAACCTTAATTAGTAGTGCACGGTCCATTTTTTCGTACCGACACCTACCCT
This window encodes:
- the LOC123425104 gene encoding novel plant SNARE 13-like → MAASDVPMSPELEQIDGEIQDIFRALQNGFQKIDKIKDSNRQSKQLEELTGKMRECKRLIKEFDRVLKDEEKRNTSEVNKQLNDKKQFMIKELNSYVTLRKTYQSSLGNKRIELFDAGNDQVAEDNVQMASEMSNQQLIDSGVRQMDQTDQAIERSKMVVAQTVEVGAQTATTLTQQTDQMKRIGNELDSVHFSLKKASQMVKEIGRQVATDKCIMAFLFLIVCGVIAIIVVKIVNPHNKSIPDIPGLAPPAPPAQNRKLLSIDAFRML